The Niastella koreensis GR20-10 genome includes a window with the following:
- a CDS encoding DUF5606 domain-containing protein, with the protein MEYAKIVAVTGLPGLFELVSSKSDGAIVKSLDDKSTKFVSSRIHNFSHLESIEVYTVRDNVNLVDIFTAMDQSGEKAPDEKDNSAVKKYFEKVYPDLDFDRVYSSDMKKMVKWFSVLKSNNVEIKLREITEEAPADETDVAEEVASAKEEKPKAAKAAKEEATEEKKEAAPKKKAAPKAKKEDGEGEAEEKKEAAPKKKAAPKAKKEDEEGDAEAPKKKAAPKKEAKK; encoded by the coding sequence ATGGAATACGCTAAAATTGTCGCAGTAACGGGCTTGCCAGGATTATTCGAATTGGTAAGCAGTAAATCAGATGGCGCAATCGTAAAGTCACTGGATGACAAAAGCACAAAATTCGTTTCGAGCAGAATACATAACTTTTCTCATCTCGAAAGCATTGAAGTATATACAGTTCGCGATAACGTGAACCTGGTGGATATTTTCACTGCCATGGACCAGAGCGGTGAAAAAGCACCTGATGAAAAAGATAATTCTGCTGTTAAAAAATATTTCGAGAAAGTATACCCCGACCTCGACTTCGACCGTGTATACTCGAGCGATATGAAGAAGATGGTTAAATGGTTCAGTGTGCTGAAATCGAATAATGTTGAAATCAAATTAAGAGAGATCACCGAAGAAGCACCCGCTGATGAAACTGATGTTGCCGAAGAAGTAGCCTCTGCTAAGGAAGAAAAACCAAAAGCAGCCAAGGCAGCTAAAGAAGAAGCAACTGAAGAAAAGAAAGAAGCAGCGCCTAAGAAAAAAGCAGCGCCTAAAGCTAAAAAAGAAGATGGCGAAGGCGAGGCTGAAGAGAAAAAAGAAGCAGCTCCTAAAAAGAAAGCGGCTCCAAAAGCCAAGAAGGAAGACGAAGAAGGTGATGCCGAAGCACCTAAAAAGAAAGCAGCTCCTAAAAAAGAAGCCAAAAAGTAA